A window from Rhineura floridana isolate rRhiFlo1 chromosome 19, rRhiFlo1.hap2, whole genome shotgun sequence encodes these proteins:
- the C19H5orf52 gene encoding uncharacterized protein C5orf52 homolog isoform X3 codes for MARRSPVRSPGREGAVKAVKAEDVPPPQVTFFQPHVGQVLVLFSLFSGGESTLKRFLPKSHLSKVIIRDNTSVQRVQEIKLRHIEDSKRKVGSLCDQMKKKFVHDQQKKMTRWKNQYSRYQRMLEQIDQRAMLKAGTSSSALVEPQKSKSFLGWRYINPKQGRLRC; via the exons ATGGCTCGGCGCAGCCCGGTCCGCTCCCCGGGCAGGGAGGGCGCCGTGAAGGCCGTCAAGGCCGAAGACGTCCCGCCCCCGCAGGTCACTTTCTTCCAGCCACACGTCGGCCAAGTGCTCGTGCTGTTCAG TTTGTTCAGTGGTGGTGAATCTACTTTAAAGAGGTTTTTACCTAAGAGTCATCTTTCTAAGGTGATCATCCGTGACAACACCAGTGTCCAGCGAGTGCAAGAGATTAAG CTGAGGCACATTGAAGACAGCAAAAGGAAGGTGGGCAGTCTCTGTGACCAGATGAAAAAGAAGTTTGTACATGATCAGCAGAAGAAGATGACCCGCTGGAAGAATCAGTACAGCAGATACCAGAGGATGCTAGAGCAGATTGATCAGAGGGCCATGCTCAAAGCCGGCACCTCAAGCTCTGCACTGGTGGAGCCCCAAAAGTCCAAGTCTTTCTTAGGATGGAGATATATAAACCCAAAGCAAGGCCGGCTTAG ATGTTAA
- the C19H5orf52 gene encoding uncharacterized protein C5orf52 homolog isoform X2, which translates to MARRSPVRSPGREGAVKAVKAEDVPPPQVTFFQPHVGQVLVLFSLFSGGESTLKRFLPKSHLSKVIIRDNTSVQRVQEIKLRHIEDSKRKVGSLCDQMKKKFVHDQQKKMTRWKNQYSRYQRMLEQIDQRAMLKAGTSSSALVEPQKSKSFLGWRYINPKQGRLRCLPAVCGYPYSSLQSRHHQN; encoded by the exons ATGGCTCGGCGCAGCCCGGTCCGCTCCCCGGGCAGGGAGGGCGCCGTGAAGGCCGTCAAGGCCGAAGACGTCCCGCCCCCGCAGGTCACTTTCTTCCAGCCACACGTCGGCCAAGTGCTCGTGCTGTTCAG TTTGTTCAGTGGTGGTGAATCTACTTTAAAGAGGTTTTTACCTAAGAGTCATCTTTCTAAGGTGATCATCCGTGACAACACCAGTGTCCAGCGAGTGCAAGAGATTAAG CTGAGGCACATTGAAGACAGCAAAAGGAAGGTGGGCAGTCTCTGTGACCAGATGAAAAAGAAGTTTGTACATGATCAGCAGAAGAAGATGACCCGCTGGAAGAATCAGTACAGCAGATACCAGAGGATGCTAGAGCAGATTGATCAGAGGGCCATGCTCAAAGCCGGCACCTCAAGCTCTGCACTGGTGGAGCCCCAAAAGTCCAAGTCTTTCTTAGGATGGAGATATATAAACCCAAAGCAAGGCCGGCTTAG GTGCCTCCCAGCAGTCTGTGGATATCCTTATTCAAGTTTGCAGTCAAGACATCACCAGAACTGA
- the C19H5orf52 gene encoding uncharacterized protein C5orf52 homolog isoform X1 yields the protein MARRSPVRSPGREGAVKAVKAEDVPPPQVTFFQPHVGQVLVLFSLFSGGESTLKRFLPKSHLSKVIIRDNTSVQRVQEIKLRHIEDSKRKVGSLCDQMKKKFVHDQQKKMTRWKNQYSRYQRMLEQIDQRAMLKAGTSSSALVEPQKSKSFLGWRYINPKQGRLRSRLIRRCWIQSLLDTESKSVWME from the exons ATGGCTCGGCGCAGCCCGGTCCGCTCCCCGGGCAGGGAGGGCGCCGTGAAGGCCGTCAAGGCCGAAGACGTCCCGCCCCCGCAGGTCACTTTCTTCCAGCCACACGTCGGCCAAGTGCTCGTGCTGTTCAG TTTGTTCAGTGGTGGTGAATCTACTTTAAAGAGGTTTTTACCTAAGAGTCATCTTTCTAAGGTGATCATCCGTGACAACACCAGTGTCCAGCGAGTGCAAGAGATTAAG CTGAGGCACATTGAAGACAGCAAAAGGAAGGTGGGCAGTCTCTGTGACCAGATGAAAAAGAAGTTTGTACATGATCAGCAGAAGAAGATGACCCGCTGGAAGAATCAGTACAGCAGATACCAGAGGATGCTAGAGCAGATTGATCAGAGGGCCATGCTCAAAGCCGGCACCTCAAGCTCTGCACTGGTGGAGCCCCAAAAGTCCAAGTCTTTCTTAGGATGGAGATATATAAACCCAAAGCAAGGCCGGCTTAG GTCACGTCTGATTAGGAGGTGTTGGATACAGAGTCTGTTGGATACAGAGTCAAAGAGTGTCTGGATGGAGTGA